The window TGCTGGACGAGCCGCTCTCGGCGCTGGACGCGCCGGCGCGGGAGACGCTGCGCGAGGAGCTGCGGGCGGTGCTGGAAAGGCTGGGCGTCACCGCCGTCTACGTGACGCACGACCGGCTGGAGGCGCTGGTGCTGGGCGACCGCCTCGCCCTTCTGGAGCGCGGCCGCCTGGTGGAGGAGGGGCCGCGCGGGGAGCTCTTCGCGCGCCCGCGGACGCCCTTCGCCGCCCGCTTCCTGGGGATGGAGAACCTCTGGCCGGCGCGGGTGGAGGCGCCGGCGGAGGGCGGGCGGCTGCGCCTGCGGGCCGGCGGACTGGCGCTGGAGGCGGCGCCGCCGGCCGGGTGCGAGGCGGCCTGGCGGGAGCGGTGGCGCCCGGGCCGGGCGGCCATCTTGGGCATCCGGCCCGAGCGGGTGCGGCTGGCGGGGCGGGGCGCGGCAGGGGCGGCGGCCGCCAACCGGCTCCCGGCGAGGCTGGAGCGCCTGGCGCCGCAGGGCGCCTTCGACCGCCTGCACCTGCGCGCGGGAGCGGGGGAGGGGCTGCCGCTGGTGGCCGACCTGCCGGCGGGACTGGCCGCGGAGGCGGGCCTCGGCGCCGGCGGGCGGCTGGAGGTGGAGCTGCCGCCCGAAGCGCTCCACCTGATGGAGGACGAAGGACGGAGGGAGGGCGGGACGGATGGCTGAGCGGTTGCGCGCGCTGGACCTGCCGCTGGGCGGGGGCGGGGTCCGCCTCCTGGCCAACTTCGAGCCGGGCGCCGCCGGCGGCGGGCCCTGGCTGCTGGCGCTGCACGGCGCGGGGGGCGAGGCGGGCCACTGGGCGCCGCTGTTGGAGCGGCTGGGCGAGGCGGGGCTGGCGGCGCTGGCGGCCGACCTGCCCGGCCACGGCGGCAGCTCCCCGCTGCCCGGGGAGGCGAGCGTGGAGGCCTACGCCGCCTGGCTGGGCCGCCTGCTGGAGGCGCTGGCGGCCGCCTGGCCGGCGCTGGGGGCGCCGTGGCTGGCGGGTCACTCCATGGGCGGCGCGGTCGCCCAGGAAGCCGCCCTTCGCTTTCCGGAACGGCTGGCGGGCCTGGTCCTGGTGGCGACGGGGGCGCGCCTGCGCGTCGCGCCCGCCCTTCTGGAGGAGCTGGAGGCGGGAGGATGGCCGCCTCTCCTCCGCGCGCCGGAGGCGGAGGGGGGCGGGGGGAGCGCGCCCGGAGAGGGCCGGCTGCTGCGGCTGCGCGAGGACCTGCTGGCCTGCGACCGTTTCGACCGCCGCGCCGAGGTGGCGGCCATCCGGCTGCCGACGCTGGTGCTGCAGGGCGGGGAGGATCCGCTGACGCCGCCCCGCTACGGGCGCTTCCTGGCCGAGACGATCCCCGGCGCGCGGCTGGAGCTGGTGGAGGGGGCGGGCCACTTCCTCCAGCTGGAGGCTCCGGAGGCCTGCGCGCGCGCCATCCTGGCCGCGGTCAGGCCATCTCCCGGAGCGTCCGCAGCCAGGCGCTGACCGCCTCCGCCGCCTCCTCGTTCACCTGGTGGCCCATGGCGTAGAGGCGGAGGGTGACGTGGGCGCCTAGCGCCTCGAGACGGTCGCGCGTCCGCTCCGCCTCGGAAGGCGGGATGAGCGGATCCTCGCGGCCGTGGGTGAGGAGTGCCTCCAGCCCCTCCAGCGGCCGCGCCCGCCCCTTCCCGGGAGCGGGCGCCGCCCCGGCCCCCGGCGCCCGCGCCGCTTCCAGCAGCTCCTCGGGCGGCAGCCGCCCGCTCATCATCAGCAGGGCGCCCACCTGCGCGGGGCGGCGCAGGGCGAGCGCCGCAGCCATCATGGCTCCCTGGCTGAAGCCGCCCACCACCACCTGCCGGCGCCCGGGGGCGTAGCGCTCGCACAGCTCGTCGAAGAGCCGCTCCAGCCGTCCCAGGGCCTCGAGAAAGCCGGCCGCCTCCACCTCCAGAGCCGGCCCGCGGAAGCCGAACCAGGCGTAGGCGCCGGGGCCCAGCTCCAGCGGCCCCCGGGCCGAGACCACGCGCAGGCCGGGCCAGGCGGAGGCCAGCGCCAGCAGGTCCTCCTCGTTGCTCCCGTAGCCGTGCATCAGCAGGACCAGCGGCGGGCGCGCGGCGCCGGGCTCCGGCTCGCGGACGCGCCGCTCCAGCGGTTCCCCAACCATCCTCAGGGCACCCCGTCTCCGGACGTTGCCTCCATCATACGCCGGGGCCGCCTCGCGGTCCCGCGGGCGGCGCGCCGGCGGCAGGCGCCGGTGATAGGATGGTGCGCGGGTTTTTCCGTGCGGAGGTGAGCGTCCACGCAGGGGTCGCAGGCGAGCGGCTCCCTCCTCTTGCGCGCCTGCCGCGGCGAGGCGGTGGAGCGGACGCCCGTCTGGCTGATGCGCCAGGCGGGCCGCTATCTTCCCGAGTACCGGCGGCTCCACGAGAGGTACGGCTTCCTCACGCTGGTCAAGACGCCCGAGCTGGCGGCGGAGGTGACGCTGCAGCCGCTCAGGCGCTTCCCCCTGGACGCCGCCATCCTCTTCGCCGACATCCTGCTGCCGCTGGAGGCGATGGGCCTCCCCCTGCGCTTCGTGCCAGGAAGCGGTCCCGTCCTCGACCGCCGGCTCGGCGAGCGGCGCGACGTGGAGCGGCTGGCCGTGCCGCCGGCGCGAGAGGCGCTGGGCTACGTGCTCGAGGCGGCGCGGGCCGTCCGCGCCGAGCTGGCGGCGCGCCCGGCCTCGGGGGGCGGCCCGGTGCCGCTGATCGGCTTCGCCGGCGGCCCCTTCACCCTGGCCAGCTACGCGGTGGAGGGCGGCGGCTCGCGCGACCACCGGCGGACCAAGGCGCTCCTCTGGCGGGAGCCGGAGCTCTGGCGGGAGCTGATGGAGCGGCTGACCGCCCTCACCGTCGACTACCTGGCGGCGCAGGTGG is drawn from Bacillota bacterium and contains these coding sequences:
- a CDS encoding TOBE domain-containing protein — translated: LDEPLSALDAPARETLREELRAVLERLGVTAVYVTHDRLEALVLGDRLALLERGRLVEEGPRGELFARPRTPFAARFLGMENLWPARVEAPAEGGRLRLRAGGLALEAAPPAGCEAAWRERWRPGRAAILGIRPERVRLAGRGAAGAAAANRLPARLERLAPQGAFDRLHLRAGAGEGLPLVADLPAGLAAEAGLGAGGRLEVELPPEALHLMEDEGRREGGTDG
- a CDS encoding alpha/beta hydrolase is translated as MAERLRALDLPLGGGGVRLLANFEPGAAGGGPWLLALHGAGGEAGHWAPLLERLGEAGLAALAADLPGHGGSSPLPGEASVEAYAAWLGRLLEALAAAWPALGAPWLAGHSMGGAVAQEAALRFPERLAGLVLVATGARLRVAPALLEELEAGGWPPLLRAPEAEGGGGSAPGEGRLLRLREDLLACDRFDRRAEVAAIRLPTLVLQGGEDPLTPPRYGRFLAETIPGARLELVEGAGHFLQLEAPEACARAILAAVRPSPGASAARR
- a CDS encoding alpha/beta fold hydrolase; the protein is MVGEPLERRVREPEPGAARPPLVLLMHGYGSNEEDLLALASAWPGLRVVSARGPLELGPGAYAWFGFRGPALEVEAAGFLEALGRLERLFDELCERYAPGRRQVVVGGFSQGAMMAAALALRRPAQVGALLMMSGRLPPEELLEAARAPGAGAAPAPGKGRARPLEGLEALLTHGREDPLIPPSEAERTRDRLEALGAHVTLRLYAMGHQVNEEAAEAVSAWLRTLREMA
- the hemE gene encoding uroporphyrinogen decarboxylase, yielding MRACRGEAVERTPVWLMRQAGRYLPEYRRLHERYGFLTLVKTPELAAEVTLQPLRRFPLDAAILFADILLPLEAMGLPLRFVPGSGPVLDRRLGERRDVERLAVPPAREALGYVLEAARAVRAELAARPASGGGPVPLIGFAGGPFTLASYAVEGGGSRDHRRTKALLWREPELWRELMERLTALTVDYLAAQVEAGAQVLQLFDSWAGALAPAEYRRAVLPWSRRIAEAVGRLRTPEGEPVPLIHFVTPTAGLLELVAEAGGDVIGLDWRIDPGDARRRLGEGRALQGNLDPLLLVEAPPELLEARVAEILRAAGPRGHVFNLGHGVDPATPPEHVAWLVEAVHRLGPRGGGER